The segment CAAGCCCCACGCAGATATACAGCATCAGCACCGAGCTGCCGCCCGCAGAATAAAAGGGCAGGGTGACGCCGATGACCGGCAGCACCCGCAGGTTCATGCCCACGTTCACGGCGATCTGAGCCATCAGGGCACCGCCGATGCCGGCGCAGATATAGCTGCCCAGCAGATCCTCGCTGCGGGCACCGGTGGCAAAGGTCTTGATCACCAGCGCCAGCAGGGCACCCAGCACGATGCACAGGCCCACAAAGCCCATGGTGTTGCCTATCCAGCTGAGGATAAAGTCGTTGTGGGCGTTGGGTACGCTGTAGTACCGGCCGCTGAACAGGCCGTTGCCGAAGATGCCGCCGGAGCCGATGGCAATCTCGCCGCGCTGCTGCTGGTAGATGATGTTTTTCCAGATGGTCTCGTTGGGTGCCCAGCCGGTGGTGTTCTCCGGGTCGATGACGGCCAGAATGCGGTACCACTGGTAGCCCTTGCCGATCTTATCACTGAAAAAGGCAAAGGCTGCGGCCACTGCGGCAGCGGCGGCTGCAACGGCTCCGATGATATACTTCCAGCTCAGGCCCGCCGCAAACATCATGCTGCAGCCGATGATGCCGTAGATGATGGCGGTGCCGTCATCGCCCTGAACATGGATGATGGCGATGGGCACCAGCAGGTGCAGCAGCAGCTTTGCCAGCTCCTTGGGCTCGTTGATGCGGCTGCGCACATTGTTCAGGTGCATGGCAAAGGTGAGGATGAAGCTGATCTTTGCCAGTTCGGTGGGCTGGAAGGTGAAGCCGCCCAGCTTGTACCAGGAGTAGTTATCGGTATCACCGGCGTTGAAGCCGATGGTCAGCGGGCCGATGGTCACATTGCGGATGAACAGGGTGGGCAGCACAAGGCCCCATGTCAGGGCCACATGCACCGGCCACACCTTGACGAGGCTGCGGTAGTCGATG is part of the Faecalibacterium sp. HTF-F genome and harbors:
- a CDS encoding FtsW/RodA/SpoVE family cell cycle protein, producing the protein MESIRQYLKRTDKLYLLLCIFSSTMAVVALASWAAKQGSGFATDELTGAVIGIGDYRRALVQAGAAVLGIILALLLSCIDYRSLVKVWPVHVALTWGLVLPTLFIRNVTIGPLTIGFNAGDTDNYSWYKLGGFTFQPTELAKISFILTFAMHLNNVRSRINEPKELAKLLLHLLVPIAIIHVQGDDGTAIIYGIIGCSMMFAAGLSWKYIIGAVAAAAAAVAAAFAFFSDKIGKGYQWYRILAVIDPENTTGWAPNETIWKNIIYQQQRGEIAIGSGGIFGNGLFSGRYYSVPNAHNDFILSWIGNTMGFVGLCIVLGALLALVIKTFATGARSEDLLGSYICAGIGGALMAQIAVNVGMNLRVLPVIGVTLPFYSAGGSSVLMLYICVGLVLSVYMHNTKSLFG